A portion of the Candidatus Nitrosotenuis aquarius genome contains these proteins:
- the rpiA gene encoding ribose 5-phosphate isomerase A, producing MSYDDAIEALSKDALKFVKNNSVLGLGSGRAATAFVKQLGGYIKRKKLNIRGVPTSLQIKLIAEQAGIHLISADQVEKIDVVFDGADQIDSKKYLIKGGGGALLRENILISSAEKIVIMADASKFVKNFTRTVPVEVHPFARNTVQKFIKKLGGKPQIRTIERGYPFITENGNIIYDCDFGTIKTPGSLALKIKQIPGVVEAGIFVRKPDVIYKAKENGKFEII from the coding sequence TTGTCATATGATGATGCCATTGAGGCATTATCCAAGGACGCATTAAAATTTGTCAAAAACAATTCCGTTTTGGGCCTAGGCAGTGGCCGGGCAGCAACTGCATTTGTAAAACAGCTTGGCGGATACATCAAGCGAAAAAAACTAAACATCCGAGGCGTACCGACATCCCTGCAGATAAAGCTCATTGCAGAGCAGGCTGGAATTCACCTAATATCTGCAGACCAGGTCGAAAAAATCGATGTTGTCTTTGACGGCGCCGACCAGATTGACTCTAAAAAATATTTGATCAAGGGAGGCGGCGGGGCATTGCTTCGGGAAAACATTCTGATCTCATCAGCTGAAAAAATAGTGATAATGGCAGATGCATCCAAATTTGTCAAAAATTTCACCAGAACCGTACCAGTCGAGGTCCACCCCTTTGCAAGAAACACGGTTCAAAAATTCATCAAAAAACTTGGCGGAAAACCGCAAATCCGTACAATAGAGCGAGGTTATCCGTTCATCACAGAAAATGGCAACATCATCTATGACTGTGATTTTGGCACAATCAAAACCCCAGGCTCACTTGCGCTCAAAATAAAGCAAATCCCAGGCGTAGTGGAAGCCGGAATTTTTGTGCGAAAACCCGATGTGATTTACAAGGCAAAGGAAAACGGCAAATTCGAAATTATCTAG
- a CDS encoding dihydroorotase gives MTVDCVIVDAKAITPKGMLERNIVIDDGKISDFTTDVPSCDKKINAKGLVAIPGLIDTHVHYGVYSPIEEAAKTESRAAALGGVTTMMRMLRLGRSYKKYLQAQLVASRSNHYVDYTLHATIFDEKQADEMQYCAESGITSFKIYMNLGGEVGHVYMDMDPGSTSLFDAQVQLENATLQKVCQNAARLGCPVLVHAEDYQMCECGIKKAKQDNKDGLAAWSQSRPPDSEAKSIKNVCEIARQYGTTIYFVHIGSAVALDTIEQERKKGTKIFVETCPHYLTLSYEKQSGYLAKVMPPIRTKSDNEKIWAAMASGAIDTIGTDHVANRLKLKVGTDVWSSLAGFPGIGTSLPILLSEGVNQNKINLQQLAHLTSGNAAKIFGLKNKGSLQLGFDADIVLIDLKKEQQVRSDFFGAFSDYVVYEGWKLKGWPITTLVRGIPVTEDMQLVGKLGHGKLVDRSR, from the coding sequence TTGACAGTAGACTGCGTTATTGTGGATGCCAAGGCCATAACACCAAAGGGAATGCTAGAGCGAAACATTGTGATCGATGATGGAAAAATCTCAGATTTTACAACAGACGTTCCGTCATGTGACAAAAAAATCAACGCAAAGGGACTAGTTGCAATACCTGGACTGATTGACACGCACGTCCATTATGGGGTATATTCCCCAATTGAAGAGGCCGCAAAAACAGAATCAAGAGCAGCTGCCCTTGGCGGGGTCACCACAATGATGCGGATGCTACGACTGGGCCGATCCTACAAAAAATACCTCCAAGCTCAGCTAGTCGCATCGCGCTCAAACCATTATGTCGACTATACACTTCACGCCACAATATTTGATGAAAAGCAGGCAGACGAAATGCAGTATTGCGCAGAAAGCGGCATCACGTCATTCAAAATTTACATGAATCTTGGGGGCGAGGTGGGCCACGTCTACATGGACATGGATCCAGGCTCCACTAGCCTATTTGATGCCCAAGTCCAGCTAGAAAATGCAACCCTCCAAAAGGTTTGCCAAAATGCAGCTAGACTTGGCTGTCCTGTTTTAGTACATGCAGAAGACTATCAAATGTGCGAGTGCGGAATCAAAAAGGCAAAGCAGGACAACAAGGACGGACTAGCTGCCTGGTCGCAAAGCAGGCCGCCAGACTCGGAAGCAAAGAGCATCAAAAATGTATGCGAGATTGCCCGGCAATATGGAACAACCATCTATTTTGTCCACATTGGATCTGCAGTAGCGCTAGACACAATAGAGCAAGAAAGAAAGAAAGGAACCAAGATTTTTGTCGAGACCTGCCCGCATTATCTCACATTATCGTATGAAAAGCAAAGCGGCTATCTGGCAAAGGTAATGCCGCCAATTAGAACAAAATCAGACAATGAAAAGATCTGGGCCGCAATGGCCTCTGGCGCAATAGATACCATAGGAACCGACCATGTGGCAAACAGACTAAAGCTCAAGGTGGGAACCGATGTCTGGTCGTCTCTGGCAGGATTTCCAGGAATCGGAACCTCACTGCCTATTCTGCTATCAGAGGGAGTAAACCAAAACAAGATCAACCTCCAGCAGCTGGCACATCTTACCAGTGGGAATGCCGCAAAAATCTTTGGCCTCAAAAACAAGGGCTCACTCCAACTAGGATTTGATGCAGATATAGTCCTAATAGATCTGAAAAAAGAGCAACAGGTCCGCTCTGATTTCTTTGGTGCATTTTCAGATTATGTTGTGTATGAGGGATGGAAGCTAAAGGGCTGGCCAATAACTACTCTGGTCAGGGGAATACCAGTAACAGAAGACATGCAGCTGGTCGGAAAGCTGGGGCATGGCAAACTAGTGGACAGATCTAGATAA
- a CDS encoding adenosylhomocysteinase, with amino-acid sequence MSKIKDPSLADMGKTQYRWAKDHMQILTHAITKLKKSRPLKNTTLGVCLQITKETSVLLMGLQELGAKIVCCGGNPLTTQDDIAAYLDSQGLEIFAWSNQTMPEYDWCQNMVLQKKPDILTDDGGDLNIKAHKAKLRIFGATEETTTGITRYQSLAKKGRLQYPIIAVNDARTKMLFDNQYGTGQSTIDGFLQAMNLLFASKRIVIAGYGWLGRGVAKRCQGMDAKCIITEVDPIKALEAHMDGFEVMPMSQAAKLGDIFITCTGMRDIITKQHILSMKDGAVLGNVGHFDVEIDAKFLLSQKVRQVRPHLDECILPNKKKIYLVSKGRVANLIASEGHPAEIMALSFSNQLYSILYILKNHKNLKNQVYPVPEEIDNQIAQDALDSQNIKLERLTKKQIQYQTIW; translated from the coding sequence TTGAGCAAGATAAAAGACCCATCTTTGGCAGACATGGGAAAAACCCAATACCGATGGGCAAAGGACCACATGCAAATCCTGACTCATGCCATAACAAAGCTGAAAAAATCAAGACCTCTCAAAAACACAACACTTGGGGTTTGCCTGCAAATAACAAAAGAGACGTCGGTATTGTTAATGGGACTGCAGGAGCTTGGAGCAAAAATAGTGTGTTGTGGAGGAAACCCGCTTACCACACAGGATGACATTGCGGCATATCTTGATTCACAAGGATTAGAGATCTTTGCTTGGTCAAATCAAACCATGCCAGAATATGACTGGTGCCAAAATATGGTGCTGCAGAAAAAACCAGACATCCTAACTGATGACGGCGGAGACCTCAACATAAAGGCCCACAAGGCAAAGCTTCGAATTTTTGGCGCAACAGAAGAAACCACGACAGGCATAACGCGTTATCAATCCCTGGCAAAAAAAGGTAGGTTGCAATACCCGATCATTGCAGTAAATGACGCAAGAACAAAGATGTTATTTGATAATCAATACGGAACAGGCCAATCCACAATTGACGGATTCCTACAAGCAATGAATCTGCTTTTTGCATCAAAGAGAATTGTAATTGCGGGATACGGCTGGCTTGGAAGGGGAGTCGCAAAAAGGTGTCAGGGGATGGACGCAAAATGCATCATAACCGAAGTCGACCCAATCAAAGCCTTAGAAGCACACATGGATGGATTTGAGGTAATGCCGATGAGTCAGGCAGCAAAACTAGGTGACATTTTCATCACATGTACTGGCATGCGCGATATCATAACAAAGCAACATATCTTGTCCATGAAGGATGGTGCAGTACTGGGCAATGTGGGCCATTTTGATGTGGAAATTGACGCAAAATTCCTCCTATCGCAAAAAGTCAGGCAGGTCAGGCCACATCTTGACGAGTGTATTTTGCCAAACAAAAAGAAAATCTATCTAGTGAGCAAGGGGCGCGTGGCAAACCTGATTGCATCAGAAGGTCACCCAGCAGAAATCATGGCATTGTCGTTTTCAAACCAGCTGTACTCTATTCTGTATATTCTAAAAAATCACAAAAATCTTAAAAACCAAGTTTATCCAGTACCCGAAGAAATTGACAACCAAATAGCGCAAGACGCATTGGACTCACAAAACATCAAACTAGAAAGGCTGACCAAAAAACAAATCCAGTACCAAACCATCTGGTAA
- a CDS encoding cytochrome c biogenesis CcdA family protein, which translates to MQSLETKKFLVVSLFVLFSFVFVGIIFSFTIGIVGANNTVSYSSWLGIAYVAGLSMIILPCTMPVVFVIVPLSMGHGYKKGLGMSLLFGAGLVATITLYGLGVAILGNTASLDQISFTMFVIAGIIAYVFGLSQLRLVDLRIPTYSGTPKFILECGDYTKSLFMGLLLGNAGVGCPNPMFYWLLIYIAGTGSVEIGSSLGLVHGVGRAIPLILISALAIIGVNTTKGLVANRLKIEKMTGWMLVFLGSFLIINGMPGGHQWYEDTFVHIMWNNLVSMTGIPPEFHVGQHMHDPMPIEIPRNMVPAILAALLAAPIMWKIYINKRTKITT; encoded by the coding sequence ATGCAATCCCTAGAGACAAAAAAGTTCCTAGTCGTGTCCTTGTTCGTGTTGTTTTCATTTGTGTTTGTAGGAATAATTTTCTCATTTACAATTGGTATTGTTGGCGCAAACAACACTGTATCATACAGCAGCTGGCTTGGAATTGCGTACGTTGCAGGCCTATCCATGATAATTCTTCCGTGTACCATGCCAGTCGTGTTTGTCATAGTCCCGCTCAGCATGGGGCACGGATACAAAAAGGGCCTCGGCATGTCGCTTCTCTTTGGAGCAGGCCTAGTAGCTACAATAACCTTGTACGGCCTTGGCGTTGCCATACTGGGCAATACTGCATCCTTGGACCAGATATCATTTACAATGTTTGTAATAGCTGGAATAATTGCATATGTGTTTGGCCTCTCGCAGCTAAGACTAGTTGATCTGAGAATTCCGACATATTCCGGGACTCCAAAATTCATACTAGAGTGCGGCGATTACACCAAGTCACTTTTCATGGGATTACTACTTGGAAACGCAGGAGTCGGCTGCCCAAACCCAATGTTTTACTGGCTTTTGATCTACATTGCAGGAACAGGAAGCGTAGAGATAGGCTCATCGCTTGGCTTGGTCCACGGGGTGGGCCGTGCAATACCGCTGATTCTGATTTCTGCACTGGCAATAATAGGAGTAAACACCACGAAGGGCCTTGTCGCAAACAGACTAAAAATTGAAAAGATGACCGGATGGATGCTCGTGTTTTTGGGCTCTTTTCTGATAATTAACGGAATGCCTGGAGGACACCAGTGGTACGAAGATACCTTTGTGCACATAATGTGGAACAATCTTGTTTCCATGACTGGAATTCCTCCGGAATTTCATGTGGGCCAGCACATGCATGATCCAATGCCAATTGAAATACCAAGAAATATGGTTCCGGCAATACTGGCCGCTCTTTTGGCAGCGCCAATCATGTGGAAGATTTACATAAACAAGAGGACGAAAATTACAACATGA
- a CDS encoding YHS domain-containing protein, whose product MKDPVCGMEVGKKGEPVIRDGKEYYFCCATCKWAFEQNPEQFTK is encoded by the coding sequence ATGAAAGATCCTGTGTGCGGCATGGAAGTTGGCAAAAAAGGAGAGCCAGTCATTCGTGACGGAAAGGAATACTATTTTTGCTGCGCCACCTGCAAGTGGGCTTTTGAGCAAAACCCAGAGCAATTCACAAAATAG